The segment CTTGTGGGTTGGGCTTCAGGCCATGGTTAATCTAGGCCCAAGATGCTCAGGACGTGTATATATGTGAAGTTTCGTGTTGCCTAAAAAAAGTGAAGCTTTGCGACAAATTACTTCAATTGTTCTACGAGAAATTTACCTCACCCATATTGAACGATGAGCCCTATTTCTAGGCACTCCATCGCGAGAATCGAAAAAAATCCCACCAAACGTCTTGCCATGGCTCTGATTGTCGTGACCGGTCATGGAAGAAAAATCAGAAAATAAACTACACTATCGAAGGATACCCCCACCATGTAGTTATAGATCGCGGTTCCAAACCAGTAAGGTCTTTTTTGACGTAGTCGGAGCATATCAATCCACATGCGTTGAGGTGGATTGTTAtagaatttaaactaaatttcacATCAACCCACAccaacacatatggattgaagtgaatccgacaacatccaaacaaaccCTAAAGAACACAGAAGTTGCTCATCATAAATGTAATTATAAGCAGgacatgtatatatattttacttctgtatgtatatatatgtatatgtacacCACTCGTGAGGCGTAAAGCTATGTTTACAACCATGCTAGTATTACAGGACTCAAAAAAATTTTGTCACCTATCCCGCCATGTATCCTGAGATGCTAAAAGGACCCACAAAGTCAATCAATtcagaaaaatataaaatctaTGCACAAAACTTCTAGGAAAGAATTAATGGAACAGAGCAGGCGCTTGATGATGATCTGCTGCAAACAGCAAATTAACATGGGCATCAGAAGTCGACGCTCCCGTCGCCGGCGGCCCTGCACATGCACCCGGGCGTCCTCGGCTGCCGGTAGACGCTCCGGCCCCTCGGCCGCGGGCTCACCCGCTTGTACTCCTCCACCATCTGCCTCACCCTTCTCTGGAAGCCGCCCCACGCGATGCTCTCTTCCTCGGAAAGCACCTGCGCGTAGCGCTTCCGGTTCGGGTGCAGCGTCGGCGCGCGGCCCCTGCCGTGGTAGATGCGGTACCCGGACACCAGCGACGACAACTGGCTGCCGGAGTCCGTCACCGCGAACACGTCCGCCGACGCGCACGCGATGAAGTCCAAGGCCGCAAGCTGCAATCAAAATATAATGCGTGCGCGACAGCAATGGCAGGTTAGCTTCGAGACGATGGTGGGTAGCCAGGACAGAACTGGATCGTAGGAGTAGGTAGTGTTCTTTACCCGTGAAGAGAAGTTCTTGAACGGGGccagctcgtcggcggtgaggacATCCTCCTTGGTGACCAGATTCGGGTACAGCCGCGTCAGCGGCCGCAGCCGTGGCGCGCCGCCGTATATCTGCGACCCGGCCACGTAGATGAACGTCCGGCGGTCGTATCCCAGCGCGGAGAGGACGAGACCCGCTTCCTCCGGCGTCAGCGGGCACCTCCCCAGGCTGCGCTGCTCCTCCGGCGAAACCGTGCTGCGGCACGAAATCAACGACGGTGTTAGTTCAGACAATGCAGCGCGACATCGAACCCGTTTCTTGGCAGCAAGCAAGCAGTCCAGCAATGGCGCACGTACGTGTTCCGTAGGCGCAGCGCGAGTGCCGGGAAGTGGGTCTCCCTGTACGCCTGCAGctccctcctctcctcctcgccgccgccgaacTCGCAGAGCGAGTAGGCCACCATGTCCTCCTCGAACCTCATATGCAGGGCGAGGTACCTGTTGGGCGTGCCGGCGGCGTGGTGGTTCTCTGCCAAGGCCGGGTCCAGCATGTTGCTGCCGAACAGCTGCTTGTCCATTTCCGTCTGCATCGCGCTCACCTGGCGCAGCCGCTGGACCAGCAGGGAGCCTGCTTGCTGGAGCTCAGGGACGAACTTGAGAGCATGGAAGTTGCATCGGCATCTCAGCCTCTGCAGATGAACAGGCACTGAATCGAAGCCTAGCCGGTTTCCAAACCCGAGGAAATGAACGACGCCATTTTGCTGAAGAATTGGGAGTATGGATTTGACGAACTCGGATGGTTCAGCCTCTTTCGAGATTTCCATGTCAGTGATCTGAGAAAAGGGCAAGATTGAATGAAATCTGATCAAAATGCGCCCGACATTGCGCCGGCTGAGTCGTGAAACAGGTGTCTGAAGTTGTTGGACAGGGCAGAGGCACCAACCTGGCTGCCAATTGCTTCGAGGTCCAGTGACTGAAGGCGTGCTGGTAGTTCTTTCACGATTCGCACGTCGTTCTTCATGTACTTCACGAAGTAGTCTTCCTGATAGATGTCaccaaactgactggttgaaaGAGAAGGCATGTCAAGCACAGCAAACAAAAGCTAGTACAAGATATCAGAACCAGACCCAACTTATAATTCTACACCCTACATTTTCTTCATACCTTGTGTCCTTCCAGACGCTGCTGTAGAGGAACCGTGGGAGGACTAGTGTAGCATTGAGCAGAGCAGCAACGACAACAGCATTACATACCTGCACGACGAAGACTCGTTTAGATTTAGCCACCGAATTTCAAGATGCAGCAGCTAGCATTCAGGTTGTGAGCATTTTAAAACTAGTAAATCCTTACAGCGACACGCTGCTGGTTCAGACCACCATTTGCGCTGACCAGTATGAAGCCGCTGTTGATCTTGTCAGGCTCTGTGAGGACAAGTCTAGTGTCAGAAGACCCAACTATTTCTCTCAATgcgaaaattgtgaaaccaggaTTCGATGATCCACCGGATCGATTTAACATTCAGATATCAGAACAATTGTAGGAAGAAGCTACAGCCATGTCTGGCCTTGCTGAGGAGTAGCAGTAGGAATTTGAAGTGTGTTACCTTCATCAGCCAAACTGTGCTTAGCAGCACAGGGCTTCCACTTGCGCGCTTGCCTGTAGGGCTCTTCCCATAGCGCGAAAGTTTCAGGTTCAGAGCCGTTCTGCACTGCCGAGAAGGGAGACTTGGAGCATGAGAAAGGTAAAGAtacagtgtttttttttttggaattaaAAGTGTAGAGTTGCAGAAAGTGGGTTGTGTGATCATCCATCAAACGGACGGACCTTTGTGAGAGCTGAAGTGGCCATTTGCAGAAGCCTTCCATGCATGATCTGCTCCACTTGCTCCCTCCTTACAATGTGTTGCTTAAGCTCCTTGATTAGCAAAGTCAAAGAATCGTCAGTTAGAGAACGAAGCAAGGACTCGTAAGTAATCTGCGAGGAAAGAAATGAAGAAAAGAGAGAGATGATTGATACCTGGAGGCCCCTGAAGTTCCTGGAGATGGCGGCGTTCCTGAACTGGACCTGGTGCAGCGCGGACATGGCGAGGgaggcggcgagcaggaggcaGCCCATGAGGCCGACGACGGCCGCGAACACCCTGAGGTGCCAGGACGTGACGCTGATGCTGATGCCCACGCCGACGCCGGGCCTCGTGCCATGCTGCTGCTTCCCGTGCCGCAGCCTGCCGATGTTGGTCGCGCCCACCCTCCCGGCGAGCTCCCGGCCGCCCCGGCTCCCCTGCACCGCTGCCGGcgacgaagaagaagaagcaccgctgccgccgccggctgAGGACGAGGCACCGTCCATTTCTGCGGGGCCTCCGCCGCGCTAGCTGCTGGATCAATCAGGACGGGATCGGGATGGCATACCCGGCGGCAGATGCTAAGCTCCTGGCAGCACGGCAGGAGCCAGGAGGATGGGTGAAGGCGCTGGCTGCTGGGCTGGCTTTGCCTTTGCCTTTGCGTTGAGGACAACCTCTCACTCAGCCTCAGGCCACGCAACACGGCAACGACCTCGTTTTGGTACGCCGCAGGGTAGTACTCCTACCTAGCTGTTGAATGATTCCCCTcgtatttttcttcttcttctcttctctcgTGTACAACTTGACCAGTTCATTCATTCATGGACGACGTGCCCACCGGGTGGGATCAGCAGCAGCTTCGGCGGCAGGTCAAACAAGGCAGCAGATCCATCGAGAGCGTGTGGTGGTGTGcaggccagcagcagcagcttccatcccgtgcccgtgcccgtgcccgtgcgTCGCGTCTCGATCG is part of the Sorghum bicolor cultivar BTx623 chromosome 10, Sorghum_bicolor_NCBIv3, whole genome shotgun sequence genome and harbors:
- the LOC8155446 gene encoding uncharacterized protein At1g04910, which encodes MDGASSSAGGGSGASSSSSPAAVQGSRGGRELAGRVGATNIGRLRHGKQQHGTRPGVGVGISISVTSWHLRVFAAVVGLMGCLLLAASLAMSALHQVQFRNAAISRNFRGLQELKQHIVRREQVEQIMHGRLLQMATSALTKNGSEPETFALWEEPYRQARKWKPCAAKHSLADEEPDKINSGFILVSANGGLNQQRVAVCNAVVVAALLNATLVLPRFLYSSVWKDTSQFGDIYQEDYFVKYMKNDVRIVKELPARLQSLDLEAIGSQITDMEISKEAEPSEFVKSILPILQQNGVVHFLGFGNRLGFDSVPVHLQRLRCRCNFHALKFVPELQQAGSLLVQRLRQVSAMQTEMDKQLFGSNMLDPALAENHHAAGTPNRYLALHMRFEEDMVAYSLCEFGGGEEERRELQAYRETHFPALALRLRNTTVSPEEQRSLGRCPLTPEEAGLVLSALGYDRRTFIYVAGSQIYGGAPRLRPLTRLYPNLVTKEDVLTADELAPFKNFSSRLAALDFIACASADVFAVTDSGSQLSSLVSGYRIYHGRGRAPTLHPNRKRYAQVLSEEESIAWGGFQRRVRQMVEEYKRVSPRPRGRSVYRQPRTPGCMCRAAGDGSVDF